The following proteins are encoded in a genomic region of Methylocystis echinoides:
- a CDS encoding MoaD/ThiS family protein, whose translation MVRILFTANIQRHVACPEIKADGATLREVLDNAFEQNAQARSYVLDDQAALRKHMTIFIDGHTLRDRVRLSDPVTPGSVVHVFQALSGG comes from the coding sequence ATGGTCAGGATCCTGTTCACCGCCAACATTCAGCGTCATGTCGCCTGTCCCGAAATCAAAGCCGACGGCGCAACGCTTCGTGAAGTGCTCGACAACGCATTTGAACAAAACGCCCAGGCGCGGTCCTACGTGCTTGACGATCAGGCAGCGCTGCGAAAGCATATGACAATCTTCATTGACGGCCACACACTTCGCGACCGCGTCCGCTTGTCTGATCCTGTAACGCCCGGCAGCGTGGTTCATGTCTTTCAGGCGTTGTCAGGAGGCTGA
- a CDS encoding TIGR01458 family HAD-type hydrolase: MLIDLDGVVYVGDAALPGSLEAIERLRAAGLPFRFVTNTTRRPLRRIVEDLSRLGLSVSREEIYTPAALARSFLLQRGLTPFLVTHPDLQEEFADISAGSGEAVVIGDAGEFFTYDLLNRAYRKIIGGAIFLALAKNRCFLDRDGELSLDAGPFVKGLEFASGREALVLGKPSPTFFSLAVSGLHCRPGRVAMIGDDAEADVGGAMAAGLMGVLVRTGKYQTGQEARLPQRPTFVAKNLEAAVVWLLESRERASSRDDATKTR; encoded by the coding sequence GTGCTGATTGATCTTGATGGCGTGGTTTACGTGGGAGACGCAGCCTTGCCTGGCTCGCTGGAAGCAATCGAAAGGCTTCGAGCTGCGGGGCTTCCTTTCCGCTTCGTGACAAACACGACGAGACGTCCCCTCCGACGCATCGTAGAGGATCTGTCGCGCCTGGGGCTCTCGGTCTCGCGCGAAGAAATCTACACGCCTGCGGCTTTGGCGCGATCCTTCCTGCTCCAAAGAGGCCTCACGCCATTTCTTGTCACGCACCCCGATCTGCAGGAGGAGTTCGCCGATATTTCGGCGGGGAGCGGAGAAGCTGTGGTCATAGGCGACGCAGGCGAGTTCTTCACATACGACCTTCTGAACCGCGCCTATCGCAAGATCATCGGCGGGGCCATCTTCCTGGCGCTGGCGAAAAACCGGTGCTTTCTCGACCGCGATGGCGAACTGAGCCTAGATGCGGGCCCGTTCGTGAAGGGACTCGAATTTGCCTCTGGCCGTGAGGCGTTGGTGCTGGGCAAGCCGTCGCCGACGTTTTTCAGTCTTGCTGTATCCGGGCTCCATTGCCGCCCCGGTCGCGTGGCGATGATCGGCGATGACGCCGAGGCCGATGTCGGCGGCGCGATGGCCGCAGGCTTGATGGGCGTTCTCGTCCGGACAGGAAAGTACCAGACAGGACAGGAGGCCCGGCTCCCCCAACGGCCCACCTTCGTGGCGAAAAATCTCGAGGCCGCCGTCGTTTGGCTGTTGGAATCCCGTGAACGCGCGTCATCGCGTGACGACGCCACAAAGACACGATGA
- a CDS encoding universal stress protein, whose product MFKKILLPVDLAEPEMSEAAMPVALALAKVSDADLRLVYVQFSVPIAFADYVPVDLGDRLRLAAEGKIAELADSVDYAQGRVSSIVRFGGVASEVLAEANDWPADLIALGSHRPGIATYLLGSHAAAIVRHAPCSVLVIRGATADKPSTAP is encoded by the coding sequence ATGTTTAAGAAGATACTCCTCCCAGTCGACCTTGCCGAGCCAGAGATGAGCGAGGCCGCCATGCCGGTTGCTTTGGCTTTAGCGAAGGTTTCCGACGCCGATCTGCGGCTTGTCTATGTGCAATTCTCGGTTCCAATCGCTTTTGCCGACTACGTCCCGGTCGACCTCGGCGACCGACTGCGGCTCGCTGCAGAAGGGAAGATCGCGGAACTTGCGGATTCGGTTGACTACGCGCAGGGCCGTGTTTCGTCGATCGTGCGATTTGGAGGCGTTGCCTCGGAAGTCCTTGCCGAGGCGAACGACTGGCCGGCCGACCTGATTGCGCTGGGATCGCATCGTCCGGGCATCGCCACCTATCTCTTGGGATCCCACGCCGCCGCCATTGTCAGACACGCCCCATGCTCCGTATTGGTCATCCGGGGCGCAACGGCCGACAAGCCGTCGACGGCGCCTTGA
- a CDS encoding TetR/AcrR family transcriptional regulator, whose product MRVSRTQAAENRETVINVASRLFRERGFDGIGLKDLMKGAGLTQGAFYKQFASKEDLAAQASRRAFESAFNRWATAISAKPEDPLGAVMAFYLSMGHREEKMDGCPLVALAADAARQGCEVKASFEAGIKAHLEVLSRLLAETEDSAAKGKAMAVLSQMVGAVTLSRAVNDPDLAKSILDAAAEQIREVAAA is encoded by the coding sequence ATGCGCGTCAGTCGCACTCAGGCAGCGGAAAACCGCGAGACGGTGATCAATGTGGCAAGTCGGCTCTTTCGGGAACGCGGCTTTGACGGCATCGGCCTCAAGGATCTGATGAAGGGCGCCGGGCTGACCCAGGGCGCCTTTTACAAGCAGTTCGCGTCAAAGGAGGACTTGGCCGCACAGGCGTCGAGGCGGGCCTTTGAGAGCGCCTTCAACCGATGGGCGACCGCGATCTCGGCCAAACCCGAAGATCCGCTTGGCGCGGTGATGGCGTTCTACCTCAGTATGGGCCATCGCGAAGAGAAGATGGACGGCTGCCCACTCGTCGCGCTCGCCGCAGACGCCGCCAGACAGGGCTGTGAGGTGAAGGCGTCGTTCGAAGCCGGCATCAAGGCGCATCTTGAAGTCCTTAGTCGCCTGCTTGCCGAAACCGAGGATTCGGCGGCCAAGGGCAAGGCCATGGCCGTTCTCTCGCAGATGGTTGGCGCGGTGACGCTATCGCGCGCCGTCAACGACCCTGATCTCGCCAAATCCATTCTGGATGCCGCGGCCGAACAGATACGTGAAGTCGCCGCTGCTTGA